The Candidatus Synechococcus calcipolaris G9 nucleotide sequence TGAGTTGGGCCGCCTTGGGAACATCAATTTTGCCATTGAAAACTGCCCGGGCGCGATCGCCAACAATACATTTATGCACCTGCTGACTACGGCCATGGGGGGCACTAAAGTAAATCCCGGAATGGGTATCCGCCAACTGCTCTCCCGTGGCAACCACGAGGCCATGGAGTTGGGTATCCGTTTGCTCTCCCTGGCAGAAAACGTGCCAATTATGACGACCGACAAGACCGCCCACACTAATGCTATTCCCCTGGTAGTGGCTATCCCGAGCCTGAGAAATCACCGTTTTGCCCACGATGACACTGCGATCTCCCAGATTTTGCATCCGCACATGATTGATGTGGGCATTCGTCCCTAGGTAAATTTCCGTTACGCCATTAATGAAATGCTCATCCCTCCCCTGGGAAAGATACTCTTCCACCAAGGTTACGGTACTGTTGGCAGCCCCCAGCACCAAAAGACGGGGTTGAATCACTTTGGCAGGGCCGGGGGTGAATAAATGGACAATATGAATGGGGCGGCTAATGGCCTGGTTCCCCAAAACCTGTAAAATTGCCGCATCCTGAAATCGAGCCGTATTCAAGGCCGTAAAAACCTCGTCCCCGTCGGGTAATTGCCCCAAGTAGGGCCGCACCTGGTCAACCTGGCCCCTAAGATTTGTCAGGGTCACTGTGGCCGTGGGGGGGACATGGCTGAGATGGCTGGCAAAATGGCCATCGACAAAAATTAGGGTATAGGCGTCATCCAGGGTGCGATCGCCCAAAAAGCAATGGGCCGATTCTAGGGTGGCCCCATCTGGCTCGGTTTCTAGGGGATCAAATTTTCGAGAGACCAGGGGAGATAGATCCGTAAATCGCCAATCCTCATCCTTTGTCGTGGGTAGGGACTGCTCATGTAAAAAATCTAAGGCCCGATCCCGCAGCCCTTCCAGGTAGACCACCCCATCCCCACCAATTTTTTCGTCATCTAAGGGGGCCGGCAGAGCCAAGAGATCCGCCAACTGGGTGACACCAGCGATCGCCCGGGTTTCCGCCCGATCCGAGTTAGCAACAACTGACATTATTTAACCGCCACCTCAACATCTTCCTCCCGTACCCAGTCGTAGCCGCGAGCTTCTAACTCCAAAGCCAATTCTTTGGGCCCCGTTAAAATAATCCGACCCGCCTCCATCACGTGAACATAGTCGGGGATGATGTAGTCCAGTAAACGCTGGTAGTGGGTAATCAATAAAATGCAATTATCGTCCTTGGCCAGTTGATTAACCCCATTGGAGACAATCCGCAGAGCATCAATATCTAAGCCGGAGTCCGTTTCGTCCAAAATGGCGAGGGTTGGCTCAAGAATAGCCATTTGCAGAATTTCATTGCGCTTCTTTTCACCGCCGGAGAACCCTTCATTGACCCCCCGACTCAGGAATGCACTATCCAGCTTGACAATATCTAGTTTTTCTTGAACCAAGTCATCAAAGTCAAAGACATCCAATTCCTCTAGACTGTTGTGTTTCCGCTTGGCATTGTAGGCCACCCGCAGAAAATCTAGGTTGCTCACCCCAGGAATTTCCAGGGGATACTGAAAGGCCAAGAATAGGCCGGCTCGGGCCCGCTCCTCTGGGGGAAGCTCCAGCAAATTTTGCCCCTGATAAATCACTTCACCGCCGGTGATGGCATAGGCAGGATGCCCCGCCAGAATCTTGGAAAAGGTGCTTTTACCAGAGCCATTGGGGCCCATAATGGTATGGATTTCGCCGGCCCTGATCTCTAGGTTTAGCCCCTTGAGGATGGGAGTACCGTCGACCTCCGCCGTCAGTTCACGTACTGCTAAAATGACATCACTCTCGGCTCGAATCACCCATTGACCTCCAAAATTCTGCTGCTCTACCCCAACATTCCCGAAATATTCGTAGGGTATGGCAAAACGGTATTCTCATTATTTCGTAAGGCCATCTTAACGTAAAAGTTGCTGCTCCCTAGGGTGGACAGGATTAGAGATACCGTAGTTCTAGAATTTACAATGCTCAATCATGGCGGCATCCTTAACTACGGCTGCGTCGCCAAAATCGTAAAACAATTTTTTCTAGCTCAACCCAAACAAAGATCAAAAAGCTACAGCCAACACAAATCGCCAATTCCCGCAGGGAGAGCCAATAGGTACCAAAGAACAGTCGTAGGGGTGTGACATAAATCAACAGTAGTTGCAAAACGGTTGTTAACAGAACGGCGGCCCAAATATAGGGATTGGTTAAGGGGTTCATTTCTAGGGTTAAGCGTGTATCGGAGCGCACGGCAATGGCATGACCCATTTGGGCCAGACAGAGGGTGGTAAAGACCATGGTTGTCCAACGTTCCCGATGGAGCCATTCGGTTTGGTAGACATTGGTATAGCTGTAGGCCCACACCATGAGGGCAATACTGACGATCGCCAAGATTAGGCCAACCCGCACCATATACATTCCTAAGCCATCGGCAAAGATACTATCCTTGGGCTTGACGGGCGATCGCTTCATCACATTGGCACTGCCGGGTTCAACCGCTAGGGCAAGGGCCGGTAAGCCATCGGTGACGAGGTTCATCCATAGGATTTGTAAGGGGGTCAGGGGTACACCTCCCAACCCCAACAAAGGGGCCGAGGCAATGGTAATGACTTCACCAATATTAGAGCCGAGAATATATTTAATAAAGCGGCGGATATTGCCATAGATGACCCGGCCTTCTTCGGTGGCGGCAACAATGGTGGCAAAATTATCATCCAGTAACACCATCTCACTCGCTTCTTTGGTGACATCGGTGCCGGTAATGCCCATGGCCACGCCAATATCTGCCTGTTTAAGGGCAGGGGCATCATTGACCCCATCCCCCGTCATGGCTACCACTTGATTTTGCCGTTGTAGGGCCCGCACAATGCGCAACTTGTGTTCGGGGGAGACACGGGCATAGACACTGACCTCATTCACCGACTGTTCCAATTCCTCGGAACTCATTTTTTCGATCTCGCGGCCGGTTAGCACCCGATCGCCCCGTTGACAAATGCCAATACTAGCGGCGATCGCCTGGGCCGTGAGTTGATGATCCCCCGTAATCATAATGGGCCGAATACCCGCAGAACGACAGGTTTCCACCGCAACCTTTACCTCTGGGCGCGGCGGATCCAAAATACCCACTAATCCCAGCCAAACCATCTCCTGTTCACTGGTATCTTCAGAGCCTAGGGGCGGTAGTTCCTGCCAACCGCGATAGGCCAATCCTAAAACCCGCAGGCCTTGGGCCGCCAATTCATTATTCTGTTTAATAATTTCTTGGACTATCTCTGGGGTCAACGTTGCCTGATCTTCGCCAATCTGAATGTAACGACAGCGATCCAGGATGGATTCGGGAGATCCCTTCGTCACCATGAGGTAGGACGGGTCTTGGGGTAGGGCATAGTCATGGTCTACGGGTAGCGTCACAAAAACACTCATGCGTTTGCGATCGGAATTAAAAGGAAATTCCCCCACCCGTGGAAAGGCTTCCCGCACTCGGTCTAGATTTAACCCTCCCTTTATGGCCAAGGGCAGTAGGGCCGCTTCCGTTGGATCCCCCAAAATCCCCCATTTTCCGTCCTCCTGCTGTAATACCGCATCGTTGCAAAGGACACCGCCTAAAAGTAAAAGTTGCTGTTCCGCCCTAGTTGCTACGGTCTCTTCTAGGGTGGCCTGTAAATTGCCCTGGGGATGATACCCTTCTCCGCTGGCGATCGCCTCGCCTTGGTAGGTGCGGATCCCTTGAACCACCATTTTGTTTTGGGTGAGGGTTCCGGTTTTATCAGAGCAGATGGTCGTGACACTCCCCAGGGTTTCCACCGCTGGTAGCCGCCGAATCAGGGCATTGCGTTTAACCATCCGCTGGGTTCCTAGGGCCAGGGTAACGGTAATCACTGCCGGTAAGCCCTCTGGTACCACCGCCACCGCCATACTCAGGGAAACTTTAATCAGATGGCCAAAAAGTTCAGGATTATAAAGGGTTCCCCCCCCTACCACGAGGGTGACTAAGACCAACGCCATCCAAACCAGCTTGTTGCCCAATTCCGTCATGCGTTTTTGCAGGGGGGTTGGCTCCTGTTGAACGGACTGCAAGGCCGTAGCAATCTTCCCCAGCTCCGTATCCATACCAATACTGGTTACAAGGGCAACCCCACGCCCATGGGTGATCTCCGTTCCCGAAAAGACCAGATTCACCCGATCGCCCAGTTCCGTATCTTCCGGGAGAACAACCTCAGCCTTTTTGTTCACCGCCTCTGCTTCCCCCGTGAGGGCAGACTCTCTAACCTGTAAATTCATGGCCTCTAGGAGCCGCCCATCCGCCGAAATTTTCACCCCTGCCTCTAGGAAGACAATATCCCCCACCACCAACTGGGGCGAATCAATTTCTTGGCTGCGCCCTTCCCGGAGAACTCGAACCTTGGGAGCCGACATATTTTTCAGGGCAGCTAGGGCTTCTTCCGCCCGACTCTCTTGGACATACCCCAAAATGCCATTGAGGATCACCACAATTAGGATCGCAAAGGCATCCTTGGGAAAGACCAAGGCTTGTTCTACCTGAAAACCCTCGGCAATATCTATAATGGCGGAGATCACGGCCACCACGAGGAGCATGATCAGCATCACATTCCGAAACTGATCGATGAAAATATCAAACTTACGACGCCGGTTCTGTTCCTTTAGCTCATTGGAGCCGTAGGATTCCTGCCGCCGCCTGACCTCAGCCTCTGTGAGTCCCTGATCAGGATTGCTTCCTAGGGAGGTTAGGGCAGTATCAATACTTGCATGGTGCCAATGATTGGGAATAGAGACAGGCGAGGAAAATTGCATAGATGGAGATCAAATTGCGTCTACATCTTCTAGTATTGCTATTCCTCAAGGAGATTGCCTGTTTTTAGCTTTTAGGAAAAAAGGGGGCGTTTAGGAGATAAGGGAGCTTTTAGTAGGCTAGGGTTTCCAGGGCTTGACGCAGGTAGGCAGAAACCTGGGTGTCCAAATCCGTTTTGGAATAGTTGACTTTGGAGTCATCCACGTTAGACTGGCTGATTGAGTAATGAATATCTTCTTCCTGTTGCCAACGCTGAAATCCAGAACTATGGGCGATCGCCCGTTTCAGAGAAGTCCAGATTGCCTCAGATTCTATGGGGCTTTGGGCCTCAATAATTGGCGTTTCCATAGAGATCTCTCCATTACTGCTGTCGTCAAGGTAAAATTTCAAGGTCAAACTGCACGTCTAACAAGCTGTATCTATAACAGTGCATTTATAACAAGGTAGCCGAATTTATCAAGGGACTCCGTATGCTACGTTACGATTTTTTACATTTTTCTCATTAAATCACAACTTAAATCACAATCGTCACATCTACGCGATCGCCCTCATGGGACAGGGGGGCAATATTTAGGTAATAGAGGGGTTGATCCCCAGAGAGATTGCGAATCCAATGGAGGCACTGGGCATCCACATGGAAATAGGCCCCGGTTTGCACCGGCCGGCGGGTGAGCGCGTCCATAGCAATGGTGTCAGCGGGGGGAACCATATCACAGGTCAACAGTTCACCTTCTCCGGCCACAATTAAAAAAATATCGCCCCCTTCGTGGTGATAGTGGGGATAATTGGCCTGGCCTGGCTCTATCTTATACAGGCTAGAGGCCAAATCTGGATTTCGGTGATCGAGGGGACAGGCAGAATATCCAGGACGCTTGGCTGACCAATCTTGAAAATCCTTGATCAATCCTGGAAATGAAAAAACAGTCATGGGCGATCGCGGCAATAAATGGCAACAAATTTAGAACAACGTTGAGGAGAACTTAACTCTGGGTACGACAATGGCAAATTTGCAAAGACTAGAATTTACAAAGACTAGATCTGACCAACACGATACACTGGAGATACGTTCAGAGTAAGTCTATCGCAAGACTGGATCATGATTAAAAATATTTGGCAAAAATTTAAGCCCCTTTTGACTGTGATTATTATTGCAGTCTTTATGGCCCAGATCGTCCTCGATGCCGGTAGTGCCTTGGCAGCCCGCAGTGGTGGCCGCATCGGTGGCGGTTCCTTTTCCCGTCCCTCTCCGAGTCGCTCCTACAGTGCCCCCCGTGGAAACAGTAGTTATGGCTACGGCCGAGGGTATGGTGGTGGCCTAGGGTTTCCCTTCTTGATTCCGTTCTTTGGGTTTGGGGGTGGTTTTGGCG carries:
- the sufD gene encoding Fe-S cluster assembly protein SufD, whose amino-acid sequence is MSVVANSDRAETRAIAGVTQLADLLALPAPLDDEKIGGDGVVYLEGLRDRALDFLHEQSLPTTKDEDWRFTDLSPLVSRKFDPLETEPDGATLESAHCFLGDRTLDDAYTLIFVDGHFASHLSHVPPTATVTLTNLRGQVDQVRPYLGQLPDGDEVFTALNTARFQDAAILQVLGNQAISRPIHIVHLFTPGPAKVIQPRLLVLGAANSTVTLVEEYLSQGRDEHFINGVTEIYLGTNAHINHVRMQNLGDRSVIVGKTVISQARDSHYQGNSISVGGLVGRHNWHVFCQGEQTDTQLHGLVVATGEQLADTHSGIYFSAPHGRSQQVHKCIVGDRARAVFNGKIDVPKAAQLTDAAQMSRTLLLSPKARVDTKPQLEIVADNVKCAHGATVSQLNPEDIFYLQSRGLDPQQAQDLLVKAFAIEQLDKIPMPNLRLRLEQLILDKIHFP
- the sufC gene encoding Fe-S cluster assembly ATPase SufC gives rise to the protein MIRAESDVILAVRELTAEVDGTPILKGLNLEIRAGEIHTIMGPNGSGKSTFSKILAGHPAYAITGGEVIYQGQNLLELPPEERARAGLFLAFQYPLEIPGVSNLDFLRVAYNAKRKHNSLEELDVFDFDDLVQEKLDIVKLDSAFLSRGVNEGFSGGEKKRNEILQMAILEPTLAILDETDSGLDIDALRIVSNGVNQLAKDDNCILLITHYQRLLDYIIPDYVHVMEAGRIILTGPKELALELEARGYDWVREEDVEVAVK
- a CDS encoding cation-translocating P-type ATPase, translated to MQFSSPVSIPNHWHHASIDTALTSLGSNPDQGLTEAEVRRRQESYGSNELKEQNRRRKFDIFIDQFRNVMLIMLLVVAVISAIIDIAEGFQVEQALVFPKDAFAILIVVILNGILGYVQESRAEEALAALKNMSAPKVRVLREGRSQEIDSPQLVVGDIVFLEAGVKISADGRLLEAMNLQVRESALTGEAEAVNKKAEVVLPEDTELGDRVNLVFSGTEITHGRGVALVTSIGMDTELGKIATALQSVQQEPTPLQKRMTELGNKLVWMALVLVTLVVGGGTLYNPELFGHLIKVSLSMAVAVVPEGLPAVITVTLALGTQRMVKRNALIRRLPAVETLGSVTTICSDKTGTLTQNKMVVQGIRTYQGEAIASGEGYHPQGNLQATLEETVATRAEQQLLLLGGVLCNDAVLQQEDGKWGILGDPTEAALLPLAIKGGLNLDRVREAFPRVGEFPFNSDRKRMSVFVTLPVDHDYALPQDPSYLMVTKGSPESILDRCRYIQIGEDQATLTPEIVQEIIKQNNELAAQGLRVLGLAYRGWQELPPLGSEDTSEQEMVWLGLVGILDPPRPEVKVAVETCRSAGIRPIMITGDHQLTAQAIAASIGICQRGDRVLTGREIEKMSSEELEQSVNEVSVYARVSPEHKLRIVRALQRQNQVVAMTGDGVNDAPALKQADIGVAMGITGTDVTKEASEMVLLDDNFATIVAATEEGRVIYGNIRRFIKYILGSNIGEVITIASAPLLGLGGVPLTPLQILWMNLVTDGLPALALAVEPGSANVMKRSPVKPKDSIFADGLGMYMVRVGLILAIVSIALMVWAYSYTNVYQTEWLHRERWTTMVFTTLCLAQMGHAIAVRSDTRLTLEMNPLTNPYIWAAVLLTTVLQLLLIYVTPLRLFFGTYWLSLRELAICVGCSFLIFVWVELEKIVLRFWRRSRS
- a CDS encoding cupin domain-containing protein; translated protein: MTVFSFPGLIKDFQDWSAKRPGYSACPLDHRNPDLASSLYKIEPGQANYPHYHHEGGDIFLIVAGEGELLTCDMVPPADTIAMDALTRRPVQTGAYFHVDAQCLHWIRNLSGDQPLYYLNIAPLSHEGDRVDVTIVI